From a region of the Pectobacterium carotovorum genome:
- the mtnK gene encoding S-methyl-5-thioribose kinase, with translation MSLYRTFTADDAVEYARQYGGVSQPQTLVAAEEIGDGNLNLVFKIKDETGVSRVIVKQALPYVRCVGESWPLTLDRARIEAETLLTHAQFCPQHTVTVLYHDPELAVMVQEDLSDHRIWRSELVNGADYPQAAAQLGEYLAQTLFHTSDFHQHPHEKKAAVSQFTNPELCQITEDLFFTDPYIDHERNQFDAALTPDVQALRDDRALKLAVAGLKHGFLSKAEALLHGDLHSGSIFVAEGRLKAIDAEFGFYGPIGFDVGTAIGNLLLNYCGLPGLLAPREAAAGRERRLEDIRTLWQTFSARFLTLSENDSCDPALAESGYAAMFLQQVWRDAVGYCGTELIRRTIGLAHVADLDGIQETEARLACQRHAISLGRTLVLAAPHIADVDALLARVRQSGA, from the coding sequence ATGTCACTTTACCGCACTTTTACGGCGGATGACGCTGTTGAATATGCCCGCCAGTACGGCGGTGTCAGTCAGCCGCAGACGCTGGTAGCCGCAGAAGAGATCGGCGATGGCAATCTGAATCTGGTGTTTAAAATTAAAGATGAAACGGGCGTTAGTCGAGTGATCGTCAAACAGGCGCTGCCCTACGTGCGCTGCGTCGGGGAATCCTGGCCGCTGACGCTTGACCGCGCCCGCATTGAAGCCGAAACGTTGCTGACGCACGCGCAGTTTTGCCCGCAGCATACCGTGACCGTGCTATATCACGATCCCGAACTGGCGGTGATGGTGCAGGAAGATCTCTCCGATCATCGCATCTGGCGCAGCGAGCTGGTTAACGGCGCGGATTATCCGCAGGCGGCGGCACAGCTGGGAGAATATCTGGCACAAACGTTATTCCACACTTCTGATTTTCATCAGCACCCGCATGAGAAGAAGGCCGCGGTAAGCCAGTTCACTAACCCTGAGCTGTGTCAGATTACCGAAGATCTCTTCTTTACCGACCCCTATATCGACCATGAAAGAAACCAGTTTGACGCTGCGCTGACGCCGGATGTACAGGCGTTGCGTGACGATCGGGCGTTGAAGCTGGCAGTTGCCGGACTGAAGCACGGCTTCCTGAGCAAAGCCGAAGCGCTGCTCCACGGTGATCTCCACAGTGGGTCGATCTTTGTCGCAGAAGGGCGTTTAAAGGCGATTGATGCTGAATTCGGTTTCTATGGACCAATAGGTTTTGATGTTGGCACGGCAATTGGCAACCTGCTGCTGAATTATTGTGGCCTGCCGGGGCTGTTGGCACCGCGTGAGGCAGCGGCGGGGCGTGAACGACGTCTGGAAGATATTCGTACGCTGTGGCAGACCTTTTCCGCCCGTTTTCTGACGTTGAGCGAAAATGACAGCTGCGATCCGGCGCTGGCGGAGTCGGGCTATGCTGCGATGTTTTTACAGCAAGTGTGGCGGGATGCCGTTGGCTACTGTGGCACCGAACTGATTCGCCGCACGATTGGGCTGGCGCACGTCGCCGATCTGGACGGCATTCAGGAGACGGAAGCGCGTTTAGCGTGTCAGCGTCATGCGATTTCACTGGGCAGAACGCTGGTGCTGGCGGCTCCGCATATTGCAGATGTTGACGCGCTGCTGGCGCGTGTACGGCAGAGCGGTGCCTGA